The following proteins are encoded in a genomic region of Leptospira fainei serovar Hurstbridge str. BUT 6:
- a CDS encoding [protein-PII] uridylyltransferase family protein: MPLELDITYSFQRLLEKSRSVSGKLVSRQLTFIIDSFLRSRFEKAVSILGRGEKIALIALGGYGRMEISPHSDVDILYLHNGISEAKLSEIISSINTYLYNSGKEVGHICRTIKESFRYLDDMSSFHAILDSRFLIGSREIYQKYKTEFLEKLPPKYIETYNVAKELQLSDRFLREDKPILLSEPHLKTDICGLRDIQCVYWHEKSLNPIPSLGALALLPVFQRGEAQLLEEAYDFLLRTRIALHVVTGRKHDRLDLNLQPEVAEYLGYGKKENLQTVEKFMNELYGHQKNVFFVMRSYLDFVIERRKPGPAESIAYEGLSFSKVRNAVFPPMEGNLFADPHTLYEDVILTFRMIQETGLLVSGTLLNEIRFASPFLDDDFRYSAEVNAEFLKILRLPKDRGRVLKLMHECQVLGALVPEFGACTNFALFSYHHEYTVDEHTLLILHELDRLDNGEFEDSEILQVYKECVKTEILSLAILLHDAGKVKEGDHSEYGAELAVSVGDRLGLSEEDTDLCRFLVEKHISMSELSSKRDISDPALIRSFARTVGTPERLRLLYILTIIDTKSVGNNVLTNWKKAILSDLFRNTMSYLKAKGVPQEEIQEEAERIVLSKDLVAYLTEKEGQDPGISRSVASFAYSVIPHSYLKTVSNRKILKHFKTIATLSQESTEKLLFASERDPAFVSVEVVSRELPEILLDLCCSVSSEGLSLVGMQSYTSSEFQIHILQVTDSQGSGNISPEKISRMEGKLRLMATGKLQRDSIAFEPTEWNPRKAIPESIVNRSVRFSNEDLSDVTIMEVRMPDMVGLVYRILRKVFEFGLKVSYLRVSTSADYAYDSFYLQTQNGEQVKDAEFLSSLEARILGIQATERVTGELVF; this comes from the coding sequence ATGCCCTTAGAATTAGACATTACATATAGTTTCCAGAGACTCTTGGAAAAAAGCCGGTCCGTCTCGGGCAAGCTGGTTTCAAGGCAACTCACATTTATAATCGATTCGTTTTTACGAAGCAGATTCGAGAAAGCGGTCAGCATTCTGGGTCGCGGGGAAAAAATCGCCTTAATCGCATTAGGCGGATATGGAAGAATGGAAATTTCCCCGCACTCCGACGTGGATATATTATATCTTCATAATGGAATTTCGGAAGCCAAGCTGTCCGAAATCATCTCGTCGATAAACACGTATCTTTACAACTCCGGCAAGGAAGTCGGACATATTTGTCGGACTATCAAGGAATCGTTTCGATATTTGGATGATATGTCCAGTTTTCACGCAATTTTAGACAGCCGTTTCTTGATCGGCTCCCGGGAGATTTATCAAAAATACAAGACGGAGTTTTTAGAAAAGCTTCCCCCGAAATATATCGAAACTTATAACGTCGCTAAAGAGCTTCAGCTTTCTGATCGATTCTTACGCGAAGACAAACCGATCCTTCTTTCCGAACCGCATCTGAAAACCGATATATGCGGTTTACGAGATATCCAATGCGTTTATTGGCACGAGAAATCCCTGAATCCGATTCCGTCTTTAGGAGCTCTGGCCCTACTTCCGGTTTTTCAAAGGGGAGAAGCGCAACTTTTAGAGGAAGCCTACGATTTTTTACTCCGAACTAGGATCGCATTGCATGTCGTGACGGGTCGTAAGCACGATAGATTGGATTTAAATCTGCAACCCGAAGTGGCCGAATATTTAGGTTATGGAAAAAAAGAAAATCTGCAAACCGTAGAAAAATTCATGAACGAATTATACGGACACCAAAAGAACGTTTTTTTCGTAATGCGTAGTTATTTGGATTTCGTAATCGAACGAAGAAAACCGGGGCCGGCGGAATCGATCGCGTACGAAGGACTTTCCTTTTCTAAGGTTCGCAATGCAGTGTTTCCTCCGATGGAAGGGAACTTATTCGCCGATCCGCATACTTTATACGAGGACGTCATACTTACGTTTCGAATGATTCAGGAAACGGGCTTACTCGTTTCAGGAACTTTGTTAAACGAAATTAGGTTCGCATCTCCTTTTTTGGACGACGATTTTAGGTATTCGGCGGAAGTGAATGCGGAATTCTTAAAGATCCTTAGACTGCCGAAGGATAGAGGCAGAGTGCTTAAGTTGATGCACGAATGTCAAGTTCTCGGCGCGCTAGTTCCGGAGTTCGGAGCCTGCACTAATTTTGCCCTATTCAGCTATCATCATGAATATACGGTCGATGAGCATACGCTTCTCATATTGCACGAACTGGATCGTCTTGACAACGGCGAGTTTGAAGACTCGGAAATTCTCCAAGTATATAAGGAATGCGTAAAGACCGAAATTCTATCTTTAGCAATTCTTCTTCACGATGCGGGTAAGGTCAAAGAAGGAGATCATTCCGAATACGGAGCGGAATTGGCCGTGTCCGTGGGAGATCGGCTCGGGCTTTCGGAGGAAGACACGGATCTTTGCAGATTCTTAGTCGAAAAACATATCTCTATGTCGGAACTTTCTTCCAAGAGGGATATTTCCGATCCGGCTTTAATTCGAAGCTTTGCAAGAACCGTAGGTACGCCGGAAAGACTCAGATTGCTCTATATTCTGACCATCATCGATACAAAATCGGTAGGTAATAACGTCCTTACGAATTGGAAAAAGGCGATCCTCAGCGATCTTTTTCGGAATACCATGTCTTACTTAAAAGCGAAGGGGGTTCCTCAAGAAGAAATTCAGGAGGAAGCCGAAAGGATCGTGCTTTCGAAAGATTTGGTGGCGTATTTGACGGAAAAGGAAGGGCAAGATCCCGGGATTTCCAGAAGCGTCGCTTCCTTTGCTTATTCCGTTATTCCCCATAGTTATCTGAAGACGGTTTCGAACCGTAAGATACTGAAACATTTTAAGACAATCGCAACCTTAAGTCAGGAATCGACGGAAAAACTTTTATTCGCATCCGAAAGAGACCCCGCTTTCGTTTCGGTCGAAGTCGTTAGTCGGGAGTTGCCGGAAATTCTATTAGATTTATGTTGTTCGGTGTCTTCGGAAGGATTAAGTCTGGTCGGAATGCAAAGTTATACTTCGAGCGAATTTCAAATTCATATTTTACAGGTAACGGATTCCCAAGGCAGCGGCAATATTTCTCCGGAAAAAATTTCCAGGATGGAGGGTAAGCTTCGCTTAATGGCGACGGGAAAATTGCAACGCGATAGCATCGCCTTCGAACCGACGGAATGGAATCCTCGTAAGGCCATTCCTGAAAGCATCGTTAATCGGTCGGTACGCTTTTCCAACGAGGATTTATCGGACGTTACGATTATGGAAGTCCGGATGCCGGATATGGTCGGTTTAGTATATAGAATATTACGAAAAGTGTTTGAATTCGGATTGAAAGTGTCATATTTACGTGTTTCCACGTCTGCTGACTATGCGTACGACTCGTTTTATCTTCAGACTCAGAACGGAGAGCAAGTAAAGGACGCGGAATTTCTTTCCTCGCTAGAGGCTCGGATCTTGGGAATTCAGGCAACGGAAAGAGTGACAGGGGAACTCGTGTTTTAA
- a CDS encoding alpha-glucosidase, with protein sequence MVRMDSARSSSTVSIRKMENPSTPKKGKKAPRAKKKDPDWWKNAVIYQIYPRSFRDANGDGIGDLEGIIQKLNYLNDGTPNSLGIDAIWLSPIYPSPMYDFGYDISDYDNIDPVFGNLETFKRLLKEAHKRKIRIIMDLVANHTSHLHPWFIESRSSKNNPKRDWYIWKDPVNGGPPNNWMGTFGGKAWAFDPETEQYYYHSFLTEQPDLNWRNPEVKKAIFEMVKNWLDLGVDGFRLDVVNLFVKDSEFRSNPRKRWIARPFDQQDHLYDRDRPEMHGILKDLRKLLNSYGDRMSVGEVMMEPPGTSVLPASYYGDKGDELHMAFNFAFFHTPWKAERFRDVIKEWERCLRDRGWPNYTLSNHDFRRHITRYSKGSETISRAKIAALMLLTLRGTPFLYYGEELGMMDERVPKDRIQDPVGKRYWPFYPSRDNCRLPMCWSSDKNGGFGIADPWLPVFSQYETINVETQSRSVESLLNFYRKLIWLRKGNEILRKGNISLDYDSPPGVLQYTREYEKKKCLVILNFENESKKIVANANRTAHVLISTHRKPEKMEIPVVFAVAPYEGLVLEY encoded by the coding sequence ATGGTCCGTATGGATTCGGCCCGCAGTTCTTCTACAGTTTCTATTAGAAAAATGGAAAACCCGAGTACGCCAAAAAAAGGCAAGAAAGCCCCCCGCGCAAAGAAAAAAGATCCGGATTGGTGGAAGAACGCGGTCATTTATCAGATATACCCTAGAAGTTTCCGCGATGCGAACGGAGACGGTATCGGCGACTTAGAAGGGATTATCCAAAAGCTAAATTATCTAAACGACGGAACTCCGAATTCATTGGGAATCGACGCCATTTGGTTGTCTCCGATTTATCCTTCTCCGATGTACGATTTCGGATATGATATCTCCGACTACGATAATATAGATCCCGTTTTCGGGAACCTGGAAACATTCAAACGTCTTTTAAAGGAAGCTCATAAGAGAAAGATCCGAATCATTATGGATCTTGTAGCGAATCATACGTCGCATCTTCATCCATGGTTTATCGAATCTAGATCTTCGAAAAATAATCCGAAGCGGGATTGGTATATATGGAAAGACCCCGTTAATGGAGGTCCACCCAATAATTGGATGGGAACTTTCGGCGGTAAAGCCTGGGCTTTTGATCCGGAGACAGAGCAATACTATTATCATTCTTTTTTAACCGAACAGCCGGATTTGAATTGGCGAAATCCTGAAGTCAAAAAAGCGATTTTCGAAATGGTCAAGAATTGGTTGGATCTCGGGGTAGACGGTTTTCGATTGGATGTCGTAAATCTATTCGTTAAAGATTCCGAATTTCGAAGTAATCCTCGTAAGAGATGGATTGCAAGGCCGTTCGACCAGCAGGACCACCTTTACGACCGGGATCGGCCCGAGATGCACGGCATCCTAAAGGATCTCCGTAAATTGTTAAATTCCTACGGAGACAGAATGTCCGTGGGCGAAGTGATGATGGAACCTCCGGGAACCAGTGTTCTACCCGCTTCTTATTACGGAGACAAGGGGGATGAGTTGCACATGGCATTCAACTTTGCGTTCTTTCATACTCCCTGGAAAGCGGAAAGATTTCGGGACGTGATTAAGGAATGGGAAAGGTGTTTGCGTGATAGAGGTTGGCCGAATTATACTCTAAGCAATCACGACTTTCGTCGACACATAACGAGATATTCCAAGGGATCCGAAACAATCTCTCGCGCGAAAATTGCGGCGTTAATGCTCTTAACGTTACGTGGAACTCCGTTTCTATATTACGGAGAAGAACTCGGGATGATGGATGAAAGAGTTCCCAAAGACAGAATCCAAGATCCCGTCGGAAAGCGTTATTGGCCTTTTTATCCGAGTCGCGATAATTGTAGGCTGCCGATGTGCTGGTCCTCCGATAAAAACGGCGGATTCGGTATCGCAGATCCATGGCTGCCCGTTTTTTCCCAGTATGAAACGATTAACGTAGAAACTCAATCCAGAAGTGTCGAAAGCCTTTTGAACTTTTATAGAAAGCTAATATGGCTTCGTAAAGGAAATGAAATATTGCGAAAAGGGAATATTTCATTGGATTACGATTCGCCGCCCGGCGTTTTACAATACACTCGCGAATACGAAAAGAAGAAATGTTTAGTAATCCTTAATTTCGAGAATGAATCCAAAAAGATCGTCGCTAACGCGAATCGTACGGCCCACGTTCTTATCTCTACGCATCGTAAACCTGAAAAAATGGAGATACCGGTAGTTTTTGCCGTGGCTCCTTACGAAGGCTTAGTGCTGGAATATTAA
- a CDS encoding acyl-CoA dehydrogenase family protein yields MDYPLRLAENPGLAPYDVSSYKGNRGKNFYDLDKVLQRVIERYSVGYDPAHKKAMIDHLRGYGELVGGTLDELTEASHKEGKYGEIVKYDRAGNRVDLVVYSPEQKLSRKISYDYGIVNLDFHDEWKFPFTDLHRSSLAYLANQNGEGGMTCPLAMTDGMINVLKAIGTEEQKKKYLPLVAGKGSSSHFMAGQYVTERVGGSNVAANRTIARKGENGKWILNGEKWFCSNPGDLWVTTAKLEGTETIGLFLVPRIKDNGELNGHHILRKKDIIGSKGKLTVEIVYEDVEAETLGRPAHGIANLIRYVIRTSRVHVSIAAAGMSRRAFMEALEYSRFRTAYGKKIKEFSAYSRELAELRTLYAAVVFLIYRGIDWSSKGILAEQLSTPLMKYKSSSLSSQITHRAIMALGGSGIIGDYTCLPRLHNDCIINETWEGTHLIITDHALGAMNRAKIRDSFVAEIGKNFTSAKAIPELQELAKFGEDLLSKWAKNLEEKPREWKETYRLDLSDLAFGALALSEFLEQAVHDRTQGIKNSLFDSFAKGLAGYLFRTLPEAKGDFEKFRLASEEITKIVEW; encoded by the coding sequence ATGGACTATCCACTTCGTCTTGCGGAAAACCCAGGGCTTGCGCCTTATGATGTGTCTTCTTATAAAGGAAATCGCGGCAAAAACTTTTACGATCTTGATAAAGTATTACAGAGGGTTATTGAACGCTACTCGGTAGGCTATGATCCCGCTCACAAAAAGGCCATGATCGATCATTTGCGCGGTTATGGCGAACTTGTCGGCGGAACTTTGGATGAACTTACGGAAGCTTCTCATAAGGAAGGCAAATACGGGGAAATCGTAAAATACGATCGCGCCGGAAATCGAGTCGATTTAGTCGTTTATTCTCCCGAACAAAAACTTTCCCGGAAAATATCCTATGATTACGGAATTGTAAATTTAGATTTTCATGATGAATGGAAATTTCCGTTCACGGATTTGCATCGATCTTCCTTGGCGTATTTAGCCAATCAAAACGGAGAGGGCGGAATGACCTGTCCGCTGGCAATGACGGACGGCATGATTAACGTCCTGAAAGCGATCGGCACCGAAGAGCAAAAGAAAAAATATCTTCCGTTGGTCGCGGGGAAAGGATCCTCTTCCCATTTTATGGCGGGACAATACGTCACTGAAAGGGTCGGCGGAAGTAACGTAGCTGCCAATAGAACGATTGCCCGGAAGGGAGAAAATGGAAAGTGGATTTTAAACGGGGAAAAATGGTTCTGTTCCAATCCGGGGGATCTTTGGGTTACGACTGCAAAATTGGAAGGAACGGAAACTATCGGGTTATTTTTAGTTCCTAGAATTAAGGATAATGGGGAATTAAACGGTCACCATATCCTGCGAAAAAAGGATATCATCGGATCCAAGGGAAAGTTGACCGTAGAGATCGTCTACGAAGACGTCGAAGCGGAGACGTTAGGCCGTCCTGCTCACGGCATAGCAAACTTAATCCGCTACGTTATCCGAACTTCCAGAGTACATGTGTCCATAGCCGCCGCAGGAATGTCTAGAAGAGCTTTTATGGAAGCTTTGGAATATTCCAGGTTCAGAACCGCTTACGGAAAAAAAATCAAGGAATTTTCGGCTTATTCGAGAGAGCTTGCCGAACTTCGGACTTTGTACGCCGCCGTCGTTTTTCTGATTTACCGGGGGATCGATTGGAGCTCGAAAGGAATTCTCGCCGAACAACTCTCCACTCCGTTAATGAAATACAAATCGTCTTCCCTTTCTTCACAGATTACGCACAGGGCAATAATGGCCTTGGGGGGTTCCGGGATTATCGGAGACTATACTTGTCTTCCGAGACTTCATAACGATTGCATTATCAACGAAACTTGGGAAGGAACTCATCTTATTATTACCGACCACGCGTTAGGAGCGATGAATCGGGCTAAAATCCGGGATTCCTTCGTGGCGGAAATCGGAAAGAATTTCACATCGGCAAAAGCGATCCCTGAATTGCAGGAGTTGGCAAAGTTCGGAGAAGATTTGCTTTCCAAATGGGCGAAGAATCTAGAGGAGAAGCCGAGAGAATGGAAGGAAACATACAGACTCGATTTATCCGATCTCGCATTTGGAGCTCTGGCGCTTTCCGAATTTTTGGAACAAGCCGTTCACGATCGAACTCAAGGCATTAAAAATTCATTATTCGATTCGTTTGCGAAAGGGTTGGCCGGTTATCTATTTAGAACTCTCCCGGAAGCTAAAGGAGACTTTGAAAAGTTTCGCTTAGCATCGGAGGAAATAACTAAGATCGTCGAGTGGTGA
- the trxA gene encoding thioredoxin has protein sequence MENTLPGSFEELLKTHDKPILVDFWATWCGPCKMVAPELEKFAQSHKGKVTVVKVDIDEQPDIAQKYGILSVPTLMLFKAGQISEKVVGAIPQAQMEKVFGPKLV, from the coding sequence ATGGAAAACACTTTACCAGGTTCATTTGAAGAACTCCTCAAAACCCATGATAAGCCCATATTGGTAGACTTTTGGGCAACCTGGTGCGGCCCCTGTAAGATGGTCGCGCCCGAACTGGAGAAATTTGCCCAATCGCATAAGGGGAAAGTTACTGTAGTAAAAGTCGATATCGACGAACAGCCGGATATCGCGCAGAAATACGGGATCTTATCCGTTCCGACCCTGATGCTTTTTAAAGCAGGCCAAATTTCGGAAAAAGTGGTCGGCGCAATTCCGCAAGCTCAGATGGAAAAAGTCTTCGGACCTAAGCTTGTGTAA
- a CDS encoding TIGR01777 family oxidoreductase produces the protein MRIGISGGTGLIGSLLALRLRAEGYQVRLFSRSGKLPYRLQRTSEWDVRIGPLPTRIDLEGVDVLINLAGEPIAGTRWTEEYKEKIRTSRVDYTRDLVSILSSLGEAGPKALFNASAIGIYGSFESSTPPFDESTPAAQDELGNLCQAWEKEAMEAEKSGIRTVLLRTGVVLSTEGGALAAMLPAFRLFAGGPIGSGNQILSWIHIEDLLSIVLFLLKRPEAVGPFNLVSPEPISNEQFSKVLGRTLNRPSFTRIPTFALKLAFGDGAQVATHGQRVIPKRLVDLGYKFRYPNLEAALRSLLG, from the coding sequence ATGCGTATCGGTATTTCCGGCGGCACCGGACTCATCGGATCTTTACTTGCACTTCGTCTTCGCGCAGAAGGATACCAAGTGCGTCTTTTTAGTCGAAGCGGAAAACTTCCGTATCGATTGCAAAGGACTTCCGAATGGGACGTTCGCATCGGTCCTCTGCCTACCCGAATCGATCTGGAAGGGGTCGATGTACTGATCAATTTAGCGGGAGAACCGATTGCAGGAACCCGTTGGACGGAAGAGTATAAGGAAAAAATTCGAACCTCGCGAGTCGATTATACTAGGGATCTGGTTTCGATTCTATCTTCCTTGGGCGAAGCCGGACCTAAGGCTTTATTTAACGCATCCGCAATCGGTATTTACGGTTCCTTCGAATCTTCGACACCTCCTTTTGACGAATCCACTCCGGCCGCACAAGACGAATTAGGAAATCTTTGCCAAGCCTGGGAAAAGGAAGCTATGGAGGCGGAAAAATCAGGAATCCGCACCGTACTTTTAAGAACCGGAGTCGTCCTTTCGACGGAAGGCGGCGCTTTGGCAGCCATGCTTCCTGCGTTCCGTCTTTTTGCGGGCGGGCCCATCGGATCCGGAAACCAGATTCTTTCCTGGATTCACATAGAAGACCTTCTCTCTATCGTGCTATTCCTGCTAAAACGACCGGAAGCGGTCGGGCCTTTCAACTTAGTTTCTCCCGAGCCGATATCGAACGAGCAATTTAGTAAGGTATTAGGCAGAACATTAAATCGTCCTTCGTTTACCCGGATTCCTACTTTCGCTCTCAAACTTGCCTTCGGCGACGGAGCACAAGTGGCGACGCATGGACAAAGGGTGATCCCCAAACGTTTAGTGGATTTAGGCTATAAGTTTAGATACCCGAATTTAGAGGCGGCTTTGAGAAGTTTACTCGGGTAA
- a CDS encoding LA_0442/LA_0875 N-terminal domain-containing protein, protein MNIKLNICFLSFLILILNLYSLSAETILLRDGTMLTGNVKSQDVKRLTLKTRQGDKVIEKSSILKVLYNKISRKEADKIIEEERKLSANQENPTEPNTIDELALKDREIADLKQKLDAERKKGETDQKQFQEKSNHILEFTVKRADYTFNPQEYDYIKNTTNYNVGFSDLSSREKVLPVFGFMYWNKKYKIGFDLSYYQIILTDSTYNAYTYLYPISSLIIPTHLNFPPLTRTDYQADIFKFWNPTSWWTLGAGGGLRAIDTKQSTQVGLSYTNVENRTYGPQAEILTRFDIWDRFRIDVKGKYFHSEGKQIFEAEAITLFPPSYVKAYGPDGVRARYIGYEYDIGLSIRVFGDIYLSFGYNRTFSTFTRVHGYSIAIPYSVMFQNNLNNIEFGSSHNDEIRGYYTGITVRTN, encoded by the coding sequence ATGAACATAAAATTGAATATTTGCTTTCTTTCCTTTTTAATTCTGATCCTTAATCTGTATTCTTTGTCCGCTGAGACGATTCTTTTGAGAGACGGTACGATGCTTACCGGAAATGTCAAGAGTCAAGACGTAAAGAGACTGACCCTGAAAACAAGGCAAGGAGACAAAGTAATCGAAAAAAGTTCGATTCTGAAAGTTTTATACAATAAGATAAGTAGAAAGGAAGCGGATAAAATTATAGAAGAGGAAAGAAAACTTTCCGCAAATCAGGAAAATCCGACCGAGCCTAACACCATCGACGAATTAGCTTTAAAGGATCGTGAAATTGCGGATTTAAAGCAAAAATTGGACGCGGAGCGGAAGAAAGGAGAGACGGACCAAAAACAATTCCAAGAGAAGTCGAATCATATTCTGGAATTCACCGTCAAAAGAGCCGACTATACGTTCAACCCGCAAGAATACGACTATATAAAGAATACGACCAACTATAATGTCGGCTTCTCGGATCTAAGCTCCAGGGAGAAAGTTTTACCTGTTTTCGGTTTTATGTATTGGAACAAAAAATATAAAATCGGTTTTGATCTGTCCTATTATCAAATTATTCTCACGGACTCCACGTACAATGCGTATACTTATCTTTATCCGATTTCCTCTCTTATTATTCCTACGCACTTGAATTTTCCTCCTTTGACCAGAACGGATTACCAAGCCGATATTTTTAAATTCTGGAACCCGACATCGTGGTGGACTCTGGGAGCGGGAGGAGGACTGCGAGCTATCGACACGAAGCAGTCCACTCAGGTCGGGCTCTCATACACGAACGTCGAAAATCGGACATACGGCCCTCAAGCTGAAATTCTAACTCGTTTCGATATCTGGGATAGGTTTCGAATCGATGTCAAAGGAAAATATTTTCATTCGGAAGGCAAGCAGATCTTCGAAGCGGAGGCGATTACTCTTTTTCCGCCGTCTTATGTAAAAGCTTACGGCCCGGACGGGGTAAGAGCTCGATACATCGGTTACGAGTATGATATTGGACTTTCAATCCGTGTATTCGGCGACATTTATCTCTCCTTCGGTTATAATCGAACATTTTCCACCTTTACTAGAGTTCATGGCTATTCGATAGCGATTCCGTATAGCGTGATGTTTCAAAATAATTTGAATAATATAGAATTCGGATCCAGCCATAACGATGAAATTCGGGGATATTATACTGGGATCACGGTTCGAACCAACTGA
- a CDS encoding DUF1801 domain-containing protein has product MAESKTKPGMESVSDFLKKINDKNVRESCTKINEIMKQVTKEKAVLWGSGMVGFGKYHYVYESGREGDMFLVGFSPRKSNITIYIMPGFEEYKDLLSKLGKCKTGKGCLYIKTIRDVNTDVLEELIRKSFHRMREKYPK; this is encoded by the coding sequence ATGGCCGAATCTAAAACAAAGCCCGGAATGGAAAGCGTTTCGGATTTTCTTAAAAAAATAAACGATAAAAATGTTCGGGAAAGTTGCACCAAGATTAACGAAATCATGAAACAGGTAACTAAGGAAAAAGCCGTATTATGGGGAAGCGGCATGGTCGGTTTCGGAAAATATCATTATGTGTATGAAAGCGGCCGAGAAGGAGACATGTTTCTTGTCGGGTTTTCTCCCAGAAAAAGCAATATAACAATATATATCATGCCTGGATTTGAAGAATATAAAGACCTACTAAGCAAACTTGGAAAATGCAAAACGGGAAAAGGCTGCCTGTATATAAAAACAATCCGGGACGTGAACACTGACGTTTTGGAAGAACTAATTAGGAAATCCTTCCATCGTATGAGGGAGAAATATCCGAAATAA
- a CDS encoding tetratricopeptide repeat protein — MEKKNPSRKIPNKRKIFTEILKENYTFALTLIDRELSEHGKDPELLYNFAVCCSRTGNHKKCVSVLEDLLEEFPRFGERDNAFRMIIFSLISIGKYKEALAKTEERLKLAVDDIILLSLKASAQEKSGDIKSSIETHLRILRLRPDHKNSLNSLAYLLISGRETSPEELRTATESVKRLIQLEPDNPAYLDSFGVLLDKTGKKEEAKKAFEKALQKAPAEDIILEHLKKVSKSPEQGA, encoded by the coding sequence ATGGAAAAGAAGAATCCGTCTCGAAAAATTCCGAATAAAAGGAAGATCTTCACGGAGATCTTAAAGGAAAATTATACGTTCGCGCTAACTCTTATTGATCGAGAACTTTCGGAACACGGAAAAGATCCTGAACTGCTTTATAATTTCGCCGTATGTTGCTCCAGAACGGGAAATCATAAGAAGTGTGTCTCCGTTTTAGAAGACCTTCTGGAAGAATTTCCGCGATTCGGCGAAAGAGACAATGCATTCAGGATGATTATATTTTCCTTAATATCGATCGGAAAATATAAGGAAGCTCTTGCAAAGACCGAAGAAAGGTTGAAGCTTGCGGTCGATGATATTATTTTACTTTCTTTGAAAGCGTCCGCTCAGGAAAAGTCCGGTGATATAAAATCCTCGATCGAAACACATTTAAGAATTCTGCGATTGCGTCCGGATCATAAGAATAGCTTAAATTCACTCGCTTACCTATTGATCTCGGGGAGGGAAACGAGCCCGGAGGAACTTCGAACTGCGACGGAAAGCGTAAAACGTTTAATTCAGTTAGAGCCGGATAATCCGGCCTACTTGGATTCTTTCGGCGTTCTTCTTGATAAAACGGGAAAAAAGGAAGAGGCCAAAAAGGCCTTTGAAAAGGCGTTACAAAAGGCTCCTGCTGAAGATATAATTCTCGAACATCTTAAAAAAGTATCTAAAAGCCCGGAACAAGGAGCTTGA
- the surE gene encoding 5'/3'-nucleotidase SurE — protein sequence MNILITNDDGISSNGILALEKILGEDHTTYLIAPLKEKSAKSMALSIYDSLRVEKINDNHYIVDGYPVDCVNIGIHGKIFPPIDIVISGINRGVNMGHDIHYSGTVGAARHGAIHKILSLAVSSGNLNKSHDYIREAELVRDILKAWKDVLVPEIVYNINIPAEFEHSLAAIEVVRLGKRTYVDTYHNNLIVNGISEFYLGGSDLGYIQETGTDFDAFYRNKVSLTPLSLDQTDLEQLRDFKNKIRLPLQ from the coding sequence ATGAATATTCTAATAACGAACGATGATGGAATTTCTTCCAACGGGATTTTAGCCCTAGAAAAGATTTTGGGCGAAGATCATACGACATACTTAATCGCACCTTTAAAAGAGAAATCGGCCAAATCGATGGCCTTAAGCATCTATGACTCTCTTCGTGTGGAGAAGATCAACGATAATCATTACATCGTGGATGGCTATCCTGTCGACTGTGTGAATATCGGAATTCACGGAAAAATTTTCCCACCCATAGATATCGTGATCTCAGGGATCAATCGAGGCGTTAATATGGGTCACGATATCCATTATTCAGGAACGGTCGGAGCGGCAAGACATGGAGCGATTCATAAGATCCTAAGTTTAGCGGTCAGTTCCGGTAACCTGAACAAATCCCATGATTATATTCGAGAAGCCGAACTGGTGCGCGATATACTTAAAGCTTGGAAAGACGTCTTAGTCCCTGAAATCGTCTATAATATTAACATTCCCGCGGAATTCGAACATTCTTTGGCTGCAATCGAAGTCGTTCGATTGGGAAAGCGAACGTATGTGGATACGTATCATAATAATCTAATTGTTAACGGAATCTCCGAATTTTATTTGGGTGGATCCGACTTAGGTTATATTCAAGAAACAGGAACCGATTTCGATGCATTCTATCGAAATAAGGTTTCGCTTACTCCGTTGAGTTTGGATCAAACCGATTTGGAACAATTGCGGGATTTTAAAAATAAAATTCGACTCCCATTGCAATAG